Proteins found in one Serratia plymuthica genomic segment:
- a CDS encoding fatty acid desaturase family protein, with the protein MADRLSPLSFPAAGEQAFHRALKRAAHAYLADDHRYADAGRLALAALLLALCGGFYALALMQQQTWAFFGCYFLFVMMGMLLNVNVNHDASHNAFLRAPWANRLVGRLVTLPLGVDPDYWRVRHVEYHHVYANVEHYDLDTEENGFFRQTPFQRWRKHMRYQHLYWPLIAALSLPYIAWIFDWSDRLGKTPLHEKNVLPGRGGWAVFILCKIGHLLLVLAVPLVVCQYHGIGWPWVLLTYALSQMCASLWVVFLLLGTHWAQAEFYPVPEGPSMPHGWYRHNFATACDWLTSPRWLRHLTGGLNYHLTHHLFPGWNHRHYPALANIVAQLAAQHGMEYRCIGYRELLAQQQQFLRRMGQP; encoded by the coding sequence ATGGCTGACAGGCTTTCGCCGCTGAGTTTCCCCGCAGCCGGGGAACAGGCGTTTCATCGCGCGCTTAAGCGTGCGGCGCATGCTTATCTGGCGGATGATCATCGCTACGCCGACGCTGGGCGGCTGGCGTTGGCGGCACTGCTGCTGGCGTTGTGCGGCGGTTTTTATGCCTTGGCGCTGATGCAACAGCAGACGTGGGCGTTTTTCGGCTGCTATTTCCTGTTTGTGATGATGGGGATGCTGCTTAACGTGAATGTGAATCACGATGCCTCGCACAATGCCTTTCTGCGCGCCCCCTGGGCGAACCGTCTGGTGGGGCGGCTGGTGACGCTGCCGCTCGGGGTGGATCCGGATTATTGGCGGGTACGCCATGTCGAGTATCACCACGTTTACGCCAACGTTGAACATTACGATCTGGACACCGAGGAGAACGGTTTCTTCCGCCAGACGCCGTTCCAGCGCTGGCGCAAGCATATGCGTTATCAGCATCTTTACTGGCCGCTGATCGCCGCGCTCTCCTTGCCCTATATCGCCTGGATTTTTGACTGGTCGGATCGCCTGGGCAAAACCCCGCTGCACGAAAAGAACGTGTTGCCGGGGCGTGGCGGTTGGGCGGTGTTTATCCTGTGCAAGATTGGACATCTGTTGCTGGTGCTGGCCGTGCCGCTGGTGGTGTGCCAATACCATGGCATTGGCTGGCCGTGGGTCTTGCTGACCTACGCGCTCAGCCAGATGTGCGCCTCGCTGTGGGTGGTGTTCTTGTTGCTGGGCACCCACTGGGCGCAGGCCGAGTTTTACCCAGTACCTGAGGGGCCGAGCATGCCGCACGGTTGGTATCGTCACAATTTCGCCACCGCCTGTGACTGGCTGACGTCCCCGCGCTGGCTGCGGCATTTGACCGGTGGGCTGAATTATCACCTGACCCACCATCTGTTCCCCGGCTGGAATCATCGCCATTATCCGGCGCTGGCCAACATTGTGGCGCAGTTGGCCGCACAGCACGGCATGGAATACCGCTGTATCGGTTATCGCGAACTGCTGGCGCAACAGCAGCAGTTTTTACGTCGCATGGGGCAGCCATGA